The genomic interval GGCCCTGCGCATCCCGCAGTACAAGCCGGGTGACGCCTCCCTTCGCCTGGATTTCAGGACATATGTCCGCGGGACGTACTTAAAGAACAACTTGAAGAACATTCACGGCCATGAAACCATCTGGCTGTGCGTACTCGGCCTGTCGCTCTTTTGGGCCGTCAATCAGGTACTTTTCGCCGCCTTCGGCGCACACCTCAAGGATTTCGCCGGCGTGACCTCCACCGTTGTCGCCCAAGGCTTGCTGGCCATCGGCGGCGTTGGCATCATCGTCGGTTCCATCACGGCCGGAAGACTGTCCCGGACTTACATCGAAACCGGAATCATTCCCCTGGCCGCCCTGGGCATGACCATCTGTCTGGCCATCATCCCCGGCATGGACAACATTGTGGCCCTGGGCTGCCTGCTGGCCGTGTACGGTTTTTTCGGCGGCCTCTACGTGGTGCCGCTCAACGCGCTCATTCAGTTCAACGCCAAGGATTCGGACCTGGGCACCATCCTGGCCGGAAACAATTTTCTGCAGAACGTGTTCATGCTGTTCTTTTTGTGCGTGACGGTGCTGGCGTCCCTGACCGGGCTTTCAAGCGTGCCGATCATCCTGAGCCTGGCCGCGATCATGGGCCTGGGCTCGATGCACACCCTGCGCAAGCTGCCCCAGGCCTTCATGCGCTTTCTGCTGCGTATCGTCTTTGCGCAGCGCTACCGGCTGGCCGTGAGCGGCCTTGGCAACATCCCTTCCCAGGGCGGAGTGCTGCTTCTTGGCAACCACACCAGCTGGATCGACTGGGCCGTGCTGCATCTGGCCGTGCCACGGCCCGTGCGCTTTGTCATGTCACGTCATTATTACAGCCGCTGGTACCTGCGCTGGTTCCTGGACCTGTACCGCGTTATCCCCATTTCTTCCGCCGCCAGCAGCTCGGCCTTGCGCAAGATCACCGAGAACCTCAAGGCCGGGGAATGCGTGGTGCTTTTTCCCGAGGGCGCCATCAGCCGCAACGGTCAGCTCGGGGCCTTCAGGCGCGGCTACTGCATTCCGGCGGTCCAGAGCGATTGCGTCATCGTGCCCTTCTACCTGCGCGGTCTGTGGGGCAGCAGGTGGTCCGCCGTGAGCAGGCATTTCCGCCGCAACACCAATGGCGTTCTGGCGCGTGACGTCAATCTGTGCTTCGGCCCTGCCCTGCCTGCCTCAGCCACACCACAGGAAGTCAAGGACGCCGTGCACCGTCAGTCCATCCTGGCCTGGCAGGAGTTTGCACGCACCCAGACCTCCTTCACGGAAAGGTGGCTGCGCGCAGTCAAACGCGCTCCGGCCAGGCTTGCCGTGGCCGATTCCAGCGGAGCCCAGGCCACCGGCGAAGAGCTTTTTGTTTCCGCTCTGTACATTTCCCGCAAGCTCAAGAACCTGCCCGAGAAGGCGGTGGGTATCCTGCTGCCGCCCGGAGTCAGGGGTGCGACGGCGAACTTGGCCGTGCTCATGGCCGGCAAAACGACGGTCAACCTCGATCCGGGCTTGTCTGCCGAGGACTTTGCGAGCTGCCTGCATCAGGCCGGAATCCAGACGGTACTCAGCACCCGCGAGCACATTGAACGATTGCGCAGCCGGGGATGTGCCGCGCTTCACGATGAACCGCGTTTCATGTTCCTGGAAGACAGCCGGACATCCCTGCGCGGCACAGCTCCGATGCGAGCCCTGATCCGCCTGCTGCCGGTGGCCCTGCTGCGCTTCATCCTGCCACTGCGCGTCGAGCCGGAGGCAACGGCGGCCATCATCTTTGTGCCCAGGCACGAGCCCACTCCCGTTGGCGTGCGCCTTGGACACTCCAGCATCATCACCAATGCTAGGCAGATCGCCTCTCTCTTTCCGCCCCGGGGCGACGACGTGCTGCTCACCGCGCTGCCTCTGCACGACGCTCTCGGACTGACCATGACCATGTTCCTGCCGCTGCTCGAATCCGTGCCCATGGTCTGTGCCCATGACCCCTTCGAGGCCCGCAAGATGGGGCGCCTGTGCGTCGATTTCGAGGCGACCATGCTCTGCGCCGATCCCGCGATGCTGGAAGCATATGTCGCAAGTCCCGCCCTGCATCCGCTCATGTTCGCGTCCCTGCGCTCCGTTCTGTCGGGCGGGCTGGTTCTTTGCGACCAATGCGTGCAGGCCTTCCGTCACAAATTCGGGCTCATCGTCCATGATGGCTAC from Deltaproteobacteria bacterium HGW-Deltaproteobacteria-18 carries:
- a CDS encoding acyl-[ACP]--phospholipid O-acyltransferase is translated as MAARENSHRRLLGIRGFMPYLLVVLINAMLDLGHKIIIQNTVFKCYDGSTQIALTALVNACILLPFIMFFTPAGFLADRFSKHRVMRWTAGLAIPLTVLIYGSYLLGWFEAAFVLTLILAAQSAFYSPAKYGYIKEMAGKDNLGMANGVVQAVTIVAILLGGVLFSLLFESLIGNATTKEGILQAIAPSGLLLIAGAVAQTLMALRIPQYKPGDASLRLDFRTYVRGTYLKNNLKNIHGHETIWLCVLGLSLFWAVNQVLFAAFGAHLKDFAGVTSTVVAQGLLAIGGVGIIVGSITAGRLSRTYIETGIIPLAALGMTICLAIIPGMDNIVALGCLLAVYGFFGGLYVVPLNALIQFNAKDSDLGTILAGNNFLQNVFMLFFLCVTVLASLTGLSSVPIILSLAAIMGLGSMHTLRKLPQAFMRFLLRIVFAQRYRLAVSGLGNIPSQGGVLLLGNHTSWIDWAVLHLAVPRPVRFVMSRHYYSRWYLRWFLDLYRVIPISSAASSSALRKITENLKAGECVVLFPEGAISRNGQLGAFRRGYCIPAVQSDCVIVPFYLRGLWGSRWSAVSRHFRRNTNGVLARDVNLCFGPALPASATPQEVKDAVHRQSILAWQEFARTQTSFTERWLRAVKRAPARLAVADSSGAQATGEELFVSALYISRKLKNLPEKAVGILLPPGVRGATANLAVLMAGKTTVNLDPGLSAEDFASCLHQAGIQTVLSTREHIERLRSRGCAALHDEPRFMFLEDSRTSLRGTAPMRALIRLLPVALLRFILPLRVEPEATAAIIFVPRHEPTPVGVRLGHSSIITNARQIASLFPPRGDDVLLTALPLHDALGLTMTMFLPLLESVPMVCAHDPFEARKMGRLCVDFEATMLCADPAMLEAYVASPALHPLMFASLRSVLSGGLVLCDQCVQAFRHKFGLIVHDGYGTTETTPVATVNAPDVLNPLDLSVQQGRKPGTVGLPLPGSALRIVHPQTLTDLPHGEIGRILIGGTQVMQGYLGREDLTEKAIIVEDGIRWFVTRDTGRLDEDGFLVLITDDSNKPDRTDPKSLDLESSST